One Streptomyces sp. NBC_01217 genomic region harbors:
- a CDS encoding APC family permease — translation MSTSAKSAGTGELKRGLGVFDAVMIGLGSMIGAGIFVAPGPAAAAAGSGLLLGLGLAAVVAYCNAMSSARLAGRYPASGGTYVYGRERLGDFWGYLAGWGFVVGKTASCAAMSLTVGSYVWPGQTHMVAVAAVVALTALNYTGLQKSAWLTRVIVAFVLAVLAAVVTACLSGGTADAGRLAIGADATVSGVLQAAGLLFFAFAGYARIATLGEEVRDPQRTIPRAIPLALGITLLVYAAVAVTVLAVLGPEGLAHAAAPLAEAARAAGVPGLAPVVRAGAAVAALGSLLALILGVSRTTLAMARDRHLPHALAAVHPRFKVPHRAELAVGAVVAVLAATTDIRGAIGFSSFGVLAYYAIANAAAWTLTPGEGRPPRIVPVVGLTGCLLLAFALPSASVISGSAVIAAGAVAYVVRRFLGRTRG, via the coding sequence ATGAGCACGTCGGCGAAGTCGGCGGGAACGGGCGAGCTGAAGCGCGGTCTGGGTGTGTTCGACGCCGTGATGATCGGCCTGGGTTCGATGATCGGGGCGGGCATCTTCGTCGCACCCGGGCCCGCCGCCGCAGCCGCCGGGTCGGGTCTGCTGCTCGGCCTGGGGCTGGCCGCGGTGGTGGCGTACTGCAACGCGATGTCCTCCGCACGGCTGGCCGGCCGCTACCCGGCGTCCGGCGGCACCTATGTGTACGGCCGTGAACGCCTCGGCGACTTCTGGGGCTATCTCGCCGGATGGGGCTTCGTCGTCGGCAAGACCGCGTCCTGTGCGGCGATGTCGCTGACCGTGGGCTCCTACGTGTGGCCGGGACAGACGCACATGGTGGCCGTCGCGGCGGTGGTGGCGCTGACCGCGCTCAACTACACCGGGCTGCAGAAGTCCGCCTGGCTGACCAGGGTGATCGTCGCGTTCGTCCTGGCGGTCCTCGCGGCCGTGGTCACCGCCTGTCTCAGCGGCGGCACCGCCGATGCCGGGCGCCTGGCCATCGGCGCGGACGCCACCGTCAGCGGGGTGCTCCAGGCGGCCGGGCTGCTGTTCTTCGCGTTCGCCGGGTACGCCCGGATCGCCACCCTCGGCGAGGAGGTCCGCGACCCGCAGCGCACCATCCCGCGCGCGATCCCGCTCGCGCTGGGCATCACCCTGCTCGTCTACGCGGCCGTCGCGGTCACGGTGCTCGCCGTGCTGGGCCCCGAAGGTCTCGCCCATGCCGCGGCCCCGCTGGCCGAGGCCGCTCGCGCGGCGGGCGTGCCCGGTCTCGCGCCGGTGGTGCGCGCCGGTGCGGCCGTCGCCGCGCTCGGCTCCCTCCTCGCGCTGATCCTCGGTGTCTCACGCACCACCTTGGCCATGGCCCGCGACCGCCATCTGCCGCATGCCCTGGCCGCGGTGCACCCTCGGTTCAAGGTCCCCCACCGTGCGGAACTCGCCGTGGGCGCCGTGGTCGCCGTCCTGGCGGCCACCACCGACATCCGTGGGGCGATCGGCTTCTCCTCCTTCGGCGTCCTCGCCTACTACGCCATCGCCAACGCCGCCGCCTGGACACTCACGCCCGGCGAAGGCCGTCCGCCCCGCATCGTGCCCGTCGTCGGCCTGACGGGCTGTCTGCTCCTCGCCTTCGCCCTGCCGTCGGCTTCCGTCATCTCCGGGAGCGCGGTGATCGCGGCCGGTGCGGTGGCATACGTCGTACGCAGGTTCCTCGGCCGAACACGGGGTTAG
- a CDS encoding heavy metal translocating P-type ATPase, producing the protein MSFTLTRPAPPAGPVRDTVAARRRTRILALPEARWAAAALVLFLAALPLQLLGAPWWAWGPLYALTYIAGGWEPGWEGLKALKSRTLDVDLLMVVAALGAAAIGQVLDGALLIVIFATSGALEAFATARTADSVRGLLDLAPATAARLGDGGTEETVSTGQLRVGDVILVRPGERVGADGRVLDGASEVDQATITGEPLPVAKEPDDEVFAGTLNGTGALRVRVERDPSDSVIARIVAMVEEASGTKAPTQLFIEKVEQRYSIGMVAATIALFALPLAFGAALQPTLLRAMTFMIVASPCAVVLATMPPLLSAIANAGRHGVLIKSAVVMERLGQVDAVALDKTGTLTEGTPSVTDIRPLTASGLTADALLTFAAAAEHPSEHPLARAVTDAARTRGLALPSVADFASAPGTGVTATVDGRAVAVGSPARLLNARRFDRAAAALVAQLEEDGRTTVLVVLDGTPVGALGVADRLRTDAHATVARLTVLTGSTPLLVTGDNPRAAARLGADVGIGDVRAGLLPQDKVRVVRELESAGRKVLVVGDGVNDAPALAAAHTAVAMGRAGSDLALETADAVVVRDELATVPTVVALSRRCRRLVVQNLVIAAFFITGLVIWDLAGTLPLPLGVAGHEGSTVIVGLNGLRLLRDAAWTRARQDPNEGP; encoded by the coding sequence ATGTCGTTCACCCTCACCCGCCCGGCTCCGCCCGCAGGCCCGGTCCGGGACACGGTCGCAGCGAGGCGGCGCACGCGGATCCTGGCACTGCCGGAGGCCCGTTGGGCCGCGGCGGCCCTGGTGCTCTTCCTGGCGGCGCTGCCCCTGCAACTGCTCGGCGCCCCGTGGTGGGCGTGGGGCCCGCTGTACGCGCTCACGTACATCGCGGGCGGGTGGGAACCGGGCTGGGAGGGGCTGAAGGCCCTCAAGAGCAGGACGCTGGACGTGGACCTGCTGATGGTGGTCGCCGCGCTCGGCGCGGCGGCGATCGGGCAGGTGCTGGACGGCGCCCTGCTCATCGTCATCTTCGCCACCTCGGGCGCACTGGAGGCGTTCGCCACCGCACGGACCGCTGACTCGGTACGCGGTCTGCTCGACCTCGCACCCGCCACGGCGGCCCGCCTCGGCGACGGCGGAACCGAAGAGACGGTGTCCACCGGACAGTTGAGGGTGGGGGACGTGATCCTGGTACGTCCCGGCGAGCGCGTCGGCGCCGACGGCCGGGTCCTCGACGGAGCCAGTGAGGTGGACCAGGCCACCATCACCGGCGAGCCGCTGCCGGTGGCCAAGGAGCCGGACGACGAGGTCTTCGCCGGGACACTGAACGGCACCGGGGCGCTACGGGTCCGGGTGGAGCGCGACCCGTCGGATTCGGTGATCGCCCGGATCGTTGCCATGGTCGAGGAGGCCTCAGGGACAAAGGCACCCACCCAGTTGTTCATCGAGAAGGTCGAACAGCGGTACTCCATCGGCATGGTGGCGGCCACCATCGCCCTGTTCGCCCTCCCGCTGGCATTCGGCGCGGCATTGCAGCCGACGCTGCTGCGCGCGATGACCTTCATGATCGTGGCCTCGCCGTGCGCCGTGGTCCTGGCCACCATGCCGCCGTTGCTGTCCGCGATCGCCAATGCCGGACGGCACGGTGTGCTGATCAAGTCCGCCGTCGTGATGGAGCGCCTCGGTCAGGTCGACGCCGTAGCACTCGACAAGACCGGCACCCTGACCGAAGGCACCCCGAGCGTCACCGACATCCGCCCGTTGACCGCCTCGGGTTTGACCGCGGACGCCCTGCTCACCTTCGCGGCGGCGGCCGAGCACCCCAGCGAGCACCCTCTCGCACGCGCCGTCACCGACGCGGCCCGGACGCGCGGTCTCGCCCTGCCCTCCGTGGCGGACTTCGCCTCCGCTCCCGGTACCGGCGTCACGGCCACAGTGGACGGCCGCGCCGTCGCCGTCGGCAGCCCTGCCCGTCTGCTGAACGCCCGCCGCTTCGACCGGGCGGCCGCCGCCCTCGTCGCACAGCTGGAGGAGGACGGCCGTACCACCGTGCTCGTCGTCCTCGACGGCACCCCGGTCGGCGCCCTGGGCGTCGCCGACCGACTGCGTACCGACGCCCACGCCACCGTTGCCCGCCTCACCGTACTCACCGGCAGTACGCCGTTGCTGGTCACCGGCGACAACCCGCGCGCCGCCGCACGCCTCGGCGCCGACGTGGGCATCGGCGACGTACGGGCCGGGCTGCTGCCGCAGGACAAGGTGCGCGTGGTCAGGGAGTTGGAGAGCGCCGGGCGCAAGGTCCTCGTGGTCGGGGACGGTGTCAACGATGCCCCGGCGCTGGCCGCCGCCCACACCGCAGTCGCCATGGGCAGAGCCGGCTCCGACCTCGCCCTGGAGACCGCCGACGCGGTCGTCGTCCGTGACGAACTCGCCACCGTACCCACCGTCGTGGCGCTCTCGCGCCGGTGCCGCCGCCTCGTGGTGCAGAACCTGGTGATCGCCGCCTTCTTCATCACCGGCCTCGTCATCTGGGACCTGGCCGGCACGCTTCCGCTGCCCCTGGGCGTCGCCGGGCACGAGGGCTCCACCGTCATCGTCGGCCTCAACGGGCTGCGCCTGCTGCGCGACGCCGCCTGGACGCGGGCGCGACAGGATCCGAACGAAGGGCCCTAA
- a CDS encoding ArsR/SmtB family transcription factor: MGHGVDANTAATARERLDAVGAADVATTLQALATPSRLRILARLQEGPCPATELADAVGMEQSACSHQLRLLRNLGLVTGERRGRSVIYALYDNHVAELLDQALFHVEHLRLGLHDTPTEEAAGAGGAVTAAAR, translated from the coding sequence ATGGGCCACGGAGTTGACGCGAATACTGCTGCCACCGCGCGCGAGCGCCTCGACGCCGTGGGCGCCGCCGATGTGGCGACCACCCTCCAGGCCCTCGCGACCCCGTCCCGGCTGCGCATCCTCGCCCGCCTCCAGGAGGGTCCGTGCCCGGCGACGGAGCTGGCCGACGCGGTCGGCATGGAGCAGTCCGCCTGCTCCCATCAGCTACGGCTGCTGCGCAACCTCGGCCTGGTGACCGGCGAGCGCCGGGGCCGCTCGGTCATCTACGCGCTGTACGACAACCATGTCGCCGAACTCCTCGACCAGGCCCTCTTCCACGTCGAACACCTGCGCCTCGGCCTGCACGACACTCCCACGGAGGAAGCCGCGGGAGCGGGCGGCGCGGTGACCGCCGCCGCTCGCTGA
- a CDS encoding MIP/aquaporin family protein, producing MERLKMSGIVGELSAEFLGTMVLILFGCGVVAQVVAGGALTDPPGGLGNHDSIAWAWGLGVTLGVYVAGRLSGAHLNPAVTLSLAAFKDFPWKKVAPYSLAQLAGAFVGALVVRWNYTEALAKADPGHTIKTQTVFSTLPSNGNPALPVTEWGALRDQVIGTAILVLLIFAVTDLLNTPPGANLGPFIVGLVVVAIGMAWGTNAGYAINPARDFGPRLASFLTGYGGAWRDQYGNFYFWVPIVGPLVGGLVGAFLYKALIGRFLPTAEPEPEGSIPMPAEK from the coding sequence ATGGAGCGGCTCAAGATGTCGGGAATCGTCGGGGAGCTGTCGGCGGAGTTCCTCGGCACAATGGTTCTCATCCTCTTCGGCTGTGGTGTGGTGGCCCAGGTCGTGGCCGGTGGAGCACTCACCGACCCGCCGGGGGGTCTCGGGAATCACGACAGCATCGCCTGGGCATGGGGCCTCGGAGTCACTCTGGGTGTCTATGTGGCGGGCAGACTGAGCGGCGCTCACCTGAATCCGGCAGTGACTCTTTCGCTTGCCGCTTTCAAGGATTTCCCGTGGAAGAAAGTTGCCCCCTACTCGCTCGCTCAGCTCGCAGGAGCTTTCGTCGGGGCGCTGGTGGTGCGCTGGAATTACACCGAGGCTCTGGCGAAGGCGGATCCGGGTCACACGATCAAGACGCAAACCGTCTTCTCGACCCTTCCCTCCAATGGGAACCCCGCGCTTCCGGTCACCGAATGGGGAGCATTGCGGGACCAGGTCATCGGCACCGCCATTCTCGTGCTGCTGATCTTCGCGGTCACGGATCTCCTCAATACGCCACCGGGCGCCAATCTCGGCCCGTTCATCGTGGGCCTCGTCGTGGTGGCCATCGGTATGGCATGGGGCACCAATGCCGGATACGCCATCAATCCGGCGCGTGACTTCGGGCCCCGGCTCGCGAGTTTCCTCACCGGCTACGGAGGGGCGTGGCGGGACCAGTACGGGAATTTCTACTTCTGGGTGCCGATCGTGGGCCCGCTCGTGGGCGGCCTGGTCGGTGCGTTCCTCTACAAGGCCCTCATCGGGCGTTTCCTGCCCACCGCGGAACCGGAGCCGGAGGGCAGCATCCCCATGCCCGCAGAGAAGTGA
- the hypE gene encoding hydrogenase expression/formation protein HypE, producing the protein MYGAGTTSASAVPPLDPTAWTCPAPLRDHPRIVMGHGGGGALSAELVQHIFAPAFGGEALAQLGDFASVSLGGARLAFSTDSFVVRPLFFPGGSIGDLAVNGTVNDLAMSGARAAYLSCGFILEEGVELSVVARVAEAFGAAARNAGVEVATGDTKVVEAGHGDGIFINTAGIGLIPAGVDLRPQRVVPGDVVIVSGAIGVHGVAIMSVREGLEFGVEIESDCAALGGLVAAMLAVTPDLHVLRDPTRGGLAASLNEIAAASGTGVVIQERHVPVPPPVANACAILGLDPMYVANEGKLVAFVPREHADAVLDAMRAHPLGRDAAVIGEAVEAHPGMVVARTGLGGTRVVDLPVGEQLPRIC; encoded by the coding sequence ATGTACGGCGCCGGAACCACCTCGGCGTCCGCCGTCCCGCCACTCGACCCCACGGCGTGGACCTGCCCGGCCCCGCTGCGTGACCACCCGCGGATCGTGATGGGTCACGGCGGTGGTGGCGCGCTCTCCGCCGAACTGGTCCAGCACATCTTCGCCCCGGCCTTCGGGGGCGAGGCGCTCGCGCAGCTGGGCGACTTCGCGTCCGTGTCGCTGGGTGGCGCCCGACTGGCCTTCTCCACCGACTCCTTCGTGGTGCGGCCGCTGTTCTTCCCCGGTGGCAGCATCGGCGACCTCGCGGTCAATGGGACCGTCAACGACCTGGCCATGAGCGGTGCCCGGGCCGCCTATCTGTCGTGCGGATTCATCCTGGAGGAGGGCGTCGAGCTGTCCGTCGTCGCACGTGTGGCCGAGGCCTTCGGCGCTGCCGCGCGTAACGCGGGCGTCGAGGTGGCGACGGGGGACACCAAGGTGGTCGAGGCCGGTCACGGAGACGGCATCTTCATCAACACCGCAGGCATCGGTCTCATCCCGGCCGGCGTCGACCTGCGTCCCCAACGGGTCGTGCCGGGTGACGTGGTGATCGTCAGCGGGGCGATCGGGGTCCACGGCGTGGCGATCATGAGCGTGCGCGAGGGCCTGGAGTTCGGGGTCGAGATCGAGAGCGACTGCGCGGCCCTGGGAGGCCTCGTGGCGGCCATGCTCGCGGTCACACCGGATCTGCACGTACTGCGCGACCCCACCCGTGGCGGGCTCGCCGCATCCCTCAACGAGATCGCGGCGGCGTCGGGTACCGGCGTGGTGATCCAGGAACGGCACGTCCCCGTCCCCCCGCCGGTGGCCAACGCCTGCGCCATCCTGGGCCTCGACCCGATGTACGTCGCCAACGAGGGGAAGCTGGTGGCATTCGTACCGCGGGAGCACGCCGACGCGGTCCTGGACGCGATGCGCGCCCACCCCCTGGGCCGCGACGCGGCGGTGATCGGCGAGGCGGTGGAGGCCCACCCGGGCATGGTCGTGGCCCGCACCGGTCTCGGCGGTACACGGGTGGTCGACCTGCCCGTCGGGGAGCAGCTGCCCCGGATCTGCTGA
- the hypD gene encoding hydrogenase formation protein HypD, whose product MKYIDEFQDPELARRLLDEISSTVTRPWALMEVCGGQTHTIIRHGIDQLLPEQVELIHGPGCPVCVTPLEVIDKALAIASRPDVIFCSFGDMLRVPGTGRDLFRVRSEGGDVRVVYSPLDALKIARQNPDREVVFFGIGFETTAPPNAMTVHQARRLGIRNFSLLVSHVRVPPAIEAIMRSPDCRVQAFLAAGHVCSVMGVGEYPALAERFGVPIVVTGFEPLDILEGVRRTVAQLERGEHRVDNAYPRAVRPEGNPAALAMLEDVFEVTDRAWRGIGVIPASGWRLSARYRDYDAEHRFCVTGIDTCEPAQCRSGEVLQGLLKPHQCEAFGTTCTPRTPLGATMVSSEGACAAYYLYRRLDIDKSAALEASPVG is encoded by the coding sequence GTGAAGTACATCGACGAATTCCAGGACCCCGAACTGGCCCGCCGGCTGCTCGACGAGATCAGCTCCACCGTGACCAGACCGTGGGCGCTGATGGAGGTCTGCGGCGGGCAGACCCACACCATCATCCGGCACGGCATCGATCAACTGCTGCCGGAACAGGTGGAACTGATCCACGGTCCGGGCTGCCCTGTGTGCGTCACCCCGCTGGAAGTCATCGACAAGGCGCTGGCGATCGCATCACGCCCCGATGTGATCTTCTGCTCCTTCGGCGACATGCTCCGCGTCCCCGGCACCGGCAGGGATCTGTTCCGGGTCCGCAGCGAGGGCGGCGACGTACGGGTCGTCTACTCCCCGCTCGACGCGCTGAAGATCGCCCGGCAGAACCCGGACAGAGAAGTCGTGTTCTTCGGAATCGGCTTCGAAACCACCGCACCGCCCAACGCGATGACGGTCCATCAGGCACGCAGGCTCGGCATCCGCAACTTCAGCCTGCTGGTGTCGCATGTCCGGGTGCCACCGGCGATCGAGGCGATCATGCGGTCACCGGACTGCCGGGTGCAGGCATTCCTCGCCGCAGGGCATGTGTGCAGCGTGATGGGCGTGGGCGAGTATCCCGCGCTGGCCGAACGGTTCGGCGTCCCGATCGTGGTGACAGGATTTGAACCGCTGGACATCCTGGAAGGGGTACGCCGGACCGTGGCCCAGCTGGAACGCGGTGAACACAGGGTGGACAACGCCTACCCGCGCGCCGTGCGCCCCGAGGGCAACCCCGCCGCCCTGGCCATGCTGGAGGACGTCTTCGAGGTGACCGACCGGGCCTGGCGAGGCATCGGCGTGATCCCCGCCAGCGGCTGGCGGCTCTCCGCGCGCTACCGGGACTACGACGCCGAACACCGCTTCTGCGTGACCGGCATCGACACCTGTGAACCCGCGCAGTGCCGCAGCGGAGAGGTTCTGCAGGGCCTGCTGAAGCCCCACCAGTGCGAGGCGTTCGGCACCACCTGCACCCCACGGACGCCACTCGGAGCCACCATGGTCTCCAGCGAGGGCGCCTGCGCCGCCTACTACCTCTACCGGCGGCTGGACATCGACAAGAGCGCAGCTCTGGAGGCGAGCCCCGTTGGCTGA
- a CDS encoding HypC/HybG/HupF family hydrogenase formation chaperone, with translation MCLAVPGRVLEIEERDGTRMATVDFGGVVKEACLEYLPDLQVGEYAIVHVGFALQKLDEESARQTLELFAQLGMLQEEFGDPWEMAAEAGGLPLPGADETSQEARP, from the coding sequence ATGTGCCTGGCGGTGCCCGGCAGAGTACTGGAAATCGAGGAACGGGACGGCACCCGCATGGCCACCGTCGATTTCGGCGGAGTGGTCAAGGAAGCATGCCTGGAGTATCTGCCGGACCTCCAGGTCGGCGAGTACGCCATCGTCCATGTCGGGTTCGCCCTGCAGAAACTGGACGAGGAGTCGGCCAGGCAGACGCTGGAACTGTTCGCCCAACTCGGCATGCTCCAGGAGGAGTTCGGGGATCCGTGGGAGATGGCGGCGGAGGCGGGCGGGCTGCCGCTGCCCGGCGCCGACGAGACATCGCAGGAGGCGCGGCCGTGA
- the hypF gene encoding carbamoyltransferase HypF — protein MTTPGTGPATDEPAQRRRVTVRGIVQGVGFRPYLYTRAHAMGLAGHVTNTPEGVVAEVEGPPAAVALFCEGIAADAPPMAVLDSVEHREVPAAGGAGFTIVASRTGGPSRTLVPPDAATCADCLAELADPADRRHRHPFITCTNCGPRFTIVTGLPYDREHTTMAGFPMCPDCAREYADPADRRFHAQPIACLRCGPRLELLAAHPDPDRPPRRVTAKGPVAEARGLLSGGAILAVKGLGGYHLACNATSNRAVAELRRRKARGDKPFALMAREIGDIEHLVHIGAEERALLTGAARPIVLLRRRGRAVRAPGDPVDSVAPGSPDLGVMLAYTPLHHLLLGLPGDPAGPHLLVMTSGNVAGEPIVTDDAEALERLARLADAWLTHDRPIHVPCDDSVVRVCDGEPLTVRRSRGYAPRPVELPFPVPAILAAGGDLKNALCLARGRRAWLSAHIGDMDDLATQHAFEHAAQQLKTLTGVRPGVLAVDRHPGYRSGQLARRLAGERPVVRVQHHHAHIAAAMAEHGLDGSRRVIGVAFDGTGYGDDGAVWGGEFLLADYDGYHRFGHLAYVPLPGGDAAVHRPYRMALAHLYAAGIGRARDLPCVAACPPEELGPLERQLERDLHCVPTSSMGRLFDAVSSLAGVCHRAGYEAQAAIELEAAALGTPDEDSAGYGFALRAPAPDGAGPLIADPGPVLSAVVDDLRAGAAPGVIAARFHAAVAVLVRSTCVLAREQHGLDTVALTGGVFANTRLSSACARTLREHGFTVLRHHGVPPNDGGLALGQVMVAARTLNGRTGAARGSAAIH, from the coding sequence GTGACGACGCCAGGCACCGGCCCGGCGACGGACGAGCCGGCACAGCGCCGCCGGGTGACCGTCCGCGGCATCGTCCAAGGCGTCGGATTCCGGCCCTACTTGTACACACGCGCCCACGCGATGGGCCTGGCGGGACACGTCACCAACACCCCCGAAGGGGTCGTCGCGGAAGTCGAGGGCCCTCCGGCTGCCGTGGCCCTGTTCTGCGAAGGGATCGCCGCCGACGCGCCGCCCATGGCCGTCCTCGATTCCGTCGAGCACCGGGAGGTCCCCGCCGCGGGCGGTGCCGGTTTCACCATCGTCGCCTCCCGGACCGGCGGGCCCTCCCGCACCCTGGTCCCCCCGGATGCGGCCACCTGCGCCGACTGCCTTGCCGAGCTGGCCGACCCCGCGGACCGCCGCCACCGGCACCCCTTCATCACCTGCACCAACTGCGGGCCACGGTTCACCATCGTGACCGGGCTGCCGTACGACCGCGAACACACCACCATGGCCGGTTTCCCCATGTGCCCCGACTGCGCACGTGAGTACGCGGACCCCGCGGACCGCCGCTTCCACGCCCAGCCGATCGCCTGCCTCAGATGCGGGCCTCGCCTCGAACTGCTGGCGGCACACCCCGATCCCGACCGGCCCCCACGACGCGTCACCGCGAAGGGCCCCGTCGCCGAGGCCCGCGGACTTCTGTCCGGCGGCGCGATCCTCGCCGTCAAGGGGCTCGGCGGATACCACCTCGCCTGCAACGCGACCAGCAACCGCGCCGTGGCCGAACTGCGCCGCCGGAAGGCCCGTGGCGACAAGCCGTTCGCCCTGATGGCCCGGGAGATCGGCGACATCGAACACCTCGTCCATATCGGTGCCGAGGAGAGGGCCCTGCTCACCGGCGCCGCCCGCCCGATCGTCCTGCTGAGGCGCCGCGGCCGGGCCGTCCGCGCGCCGGGCGACCCGGTGGACAGCGTCGCCCCGGGCAGCCCCGACCTCGGCGTCATGCTCGCCTACACCCCTCTGCACCATCTGCTCCTCGGCCTGCCCGGCGACCCGGCCGGGCCACACCTGCTCGTCATGACCAGCGGAAACGTGGCAGGGGAGCCGATCGTCACCGACGACGCCGAAGCACTGGAGCGGCTCGCCCGCCTGGCCGACGCCTGGCTGACCCACGACCGCCCGATCCATGTGCCGTGCGACGACTCCGTCGTACGCGTCTGCGACGGGGAACCGCTGACCGTACGCCGCTCGCGCGGATACGCCCCCCGGCCCGTGGAACTGCCCTTCCCCGTGCCCGCGATCCTCGCCGCGGGAGGCGACCTCAAGAACGCCCTGTGCCTGGCCCGGGGCCGCAGAGCCTGGCTGTCCGCCCACATCGGCGACATGGACGACCTCGCCACCCAACACGCCTTCGAGCACGCCGCACAACAGCTGAAGACCCTCACCGGGGTGCGACCCGGCGTCCTGGCCGTCGACAGGCATCCCGGATACCGCTCGGGACAGCTGGCCCGCCGTCTGGCCGGTGAACGGCCCGTCGTACGCGTACAGCACCATCACGCCCACATCGCCGCGGCGATGGCCGAACACGGCCTGGACGGCAGTCGGCGGGTGATCGGCGTCGCGTTCGACGGCACCGGCTACGGCGACGACGGGGCCGTGTGGGGCGGGGAGTTCCTGCTGGCGGACTACGACGGGTACCACCGCTTCGGGCACCTGGCGTACGTCCCTCTGCCGGGCGGCGACGCCGCCGTACACCGTCCCTACCGCATGGCCCTGGCGCATCTGTACGCGGCAGGAATCGGCCGCGCACGGGACCTGCCGTGCGTGGCGGCCTGCCCGCCCGAGGAACTGGGGCCGCTGGAGAGGCAGTTGGAGCGCGACCTCCACTGTGTCCCCACCTCCAGCATGGGCCGGCTGTTCGACGCGGTCTCCTCCCTCGCGGGCGTCTGCCACCGGGCCGGATACGAGGCCCAGGCCGCCATCGAACTCGAAGCCGCCGCGCTCGGGACGCCCGATGAGGACAGCGCCGGATACGGCTTCGCCCTGCGCGCCCCCGCACCGGACGGCGCCGGCCCACTGATCGCCGACCCCGGGCCCGTGCTGTCCGCGGTGGTCGACGATCTGCGCGCGGGCGCCGCGCCGGGAGTCATCGCTGCCCGTTTCCACGCGGCGGTAGCCGTCCTCGTACGCAGCACCTGCGTGCTCGCACGCGAGCAGCATGGCCTGGACACCGTGGCCCTGACCGGCGGGGTGTTCGCCAACACCCGGCTCTCCTCGGCCTGTGCCCGGACGCTCCGGGAGCACGGCTTCACCGTCCTGCGACACCACGGGGTCCCCCCGAACGACGGGGGGCTGGCCCTGGGGCAGGTGATGGTGGCCGCCCGCACGCTCAACGGCCGCACCGGTGCGGCGCGGGGGAGTGCGGCCATCCACTGA
- the hypB gene encoding hydrogenase nickel incorporation protein HypB yields the protein MCRVVDLQQAVLAKNDTTAHRLRTELAARGTAVVNLLSSPGSGKTALLERELVLARETGVPVAALTADLATENDAMRLARSGVPVKQVLTDGLCHLEAQMLGGHLDGWLPEDTRLLFVENVGNLVCPASYDLGETLRVVLASVTEGEDKPLKYPTAFGLAHLVLVTKTDIAEAVEFDEAAFRAHVEQVNPGVEVQLISARRGDGVGALLERALDAANGAPVHRPVMAGRHHTTHTHTHGGTVAPGAMAQHRA from the coding sequence ATGTGCCGTGTGGTCGATCTCCAGCAGGCGGTACTCGCGAAGAACGACACGACAGCGCATCGCCTGCGCACCGAACTCGCCGCCCGCGGCACCGCGGTCGTCAACCTGCTCTCCAGCCCGGGCAGCGGCAAGACGGCACTGCTCGAACGCGAACTGGTCCTGGCCCGGGAGACGGGCGTCCCCGTCGCCGCTCTGACCGCCGACCTGGCCACCGAGAACGACGCCATGCGCCTGGCCCGCTCCGGCGTCCCGGTCAAGCAGGTGCTCACCGACGGGCTCTGCCATCTGGAGGCGCAGATGCTGGGCGGGCACCTCGACGGATGGCTGCCCGAGGACACCCGGCTGCTGTTCGTGGAGAACGTCGGCAATCTGGTCTGCCCGGCCTCGTACGACCTCGGTGAAACGCTGCGGGTCGTCCTCGCCTCGGTCACCGAGGGCGAGGACAAACCGCTGAAGTACCCCACCGCCTTCGGGCTCGCGCACCTGGTGCTCGTCACCAAGACGGACATCGCCGAGGCCGTGGAGTTCGACGAGGCAGCGTTCCGCGCCCATGTCGAGCAGGTCAATCCCGGCGTGGAGGTCCAGCTCATCTCCGCCCGGCGCGGTGACGGGGTCGGGGCACTTCTGGAACGGGCGCTGGACGCCGCGAACGGAGCCCCGGTCCACCGCCCCGTCATGGCCGGGCGGCACCACACCACGCACACCCATACGCACGGGGGGACGGTCGCGCCCGGCGCCATGGCACAGCACCGCGCGTGA
- the hypA gene encoding hydrogenase maturation nickel metallochaperone HypA, with protein MHEMSIAMAVVGQVEEAARAGDAVAVTSVRLRIGELAGVVPDALSFCFELACAGTVLEGAELVVDSVRARARCAPCADEWAVGMPPQLCCPLCGGATAELLSGRELQIAEVRWDDRRAQSRIREPISEER; from the coding sequence ATGCACGAGATGTCCATCGCCATGGCCGTCGTCGGCCAGGTGGAAGAAGCGGCCCGGGCGGGCGACGCCGTCGCCGTCACGTCCGTCCGGCTCCGGATCGGCGAGCTGGCCGGAGTGGTCCCCGACGCACTGTCCTTCTGCTTCGAACTGGCCTGCGCAGGGACCGTCCTGGAAGGCGCGGAGCTTGTCGTCGACTCCGTACGGGCGAGAGCCCGCTGCGCGCCCTGTGCGGACGAATGGGCGGTCGGAATGCCACCGCAGCTGTGCTGCCCCCTGTGCGGCGGGGCAACCGCTGAGCTGCTCTCGGGCCGCGAACTGCAGATCGCCGAAGTCCGCTGGGACGACCGCCGCGCGCAGAGCCGTATCCGTGAACCGATTTCCGAGGAGCGCTGA